A genome region from Thermococcus gorgonarius includes the following:
- a CDS encoding type ISP restriction/modification enzyme, giving the protein MKPGVLRGYSKGLKKVHEAGATTEYSYRIVFQEFLRSLFSKEYNVRIIHEPSRETFGAPDFKISTETGIIGYIETKVPNVDLHRLPKRDKSQIKRYSERLDNFILTNYRDFILYQRGEKVEEVSLLDEDFNLIESNVDKFNRLIQRFLSFTVPKIKDPEELAYILAKRAMILKDVVLENMNEDEQLQYLYQAFKEHLMSGMKKSEFADAYAQTVVYGLFMARFMIEGQLTRENVAFRGVPKSLRVVHEIFKYIASDLPDYLEWILEELIAILNNVDVEELKRRFHFGNGEFDPFLHFYETFLAEYSPNLRKSKGVYYTPIPVVEFIVNSVDEILKEKFGKRLQDDGVTILDPATGTGTFLAGVLDRIHRNIKGTLFQLYLKERLLNNIYGFEILISPYLVAHLKLSMVLNQWGIKLKDDERFKIYLTNALDLMRERGQAGLFERALDKESEEADRVKKETKIFVVIGNPPYESKKIEESWGSELLKEYLHGLSVEQEKNKGVIQDYYIGFIRFAQWKIDQNGKGIVGFITNNSYLDGIIHRRMRQSLMESFDEIYILNLHGNANRGEQDDNVFKIKQGVAIALFVKLREGKHKAEECKIYYYSIVHDAGKTTREEKYEFLRNKSWKTVEWKELEPKEPYYFFVPKDLSLEGEYSKFPKLDEIFEVYSSGVETGKDSALVAFSKEDLEPVIRDILNPKVSTAQLREKYDIESTSGWRFEERRAKIVGTPMKPSNFKKLAYRPFDWRWVYYEPKILRRAHFKVMKHFLADMNIGIVTERIVPKMRLLWDAVFVVDTISELHLTGSKSYIFPLYLYSDDGKTRRPNLKPEFLEELRKRYGEITPEDFLYYAYAVLHDPKYRKRYAEFLKFDFPRIPLYEGETFKRYRDIGEELVKLHLMKVDFPVEPKLVGDDLTVEKVKYDGKDCVAINKTTKLCGIPPEVWEYTIGGYRVIEKYLKGRKGRKLSLDELEHIYKVVEILRRTIGLVKELEAIEPKF; this is encoded by the coding sequence ATGAAGCCAGGAGTTTTAAGGGGTTATTCTAAGGGTCTCAAAAAAGTCCATGAAGCGGGTGCGACTACGGAGTATTCTTACCGTATTGTTTTTCAAGAGTTCCTAAGAAGCCTGTTCTCGAAGGAGTACAACGTCAGAATAATCCACGAGCCAAGTAGGGAAACCTTTGGTGCCCCTGACTTTAAGATATCTACGGAGACTGGCATAATAGGATATATTGAGACCAAAGTTCCCAACGTTGACCTTCACAGGCTTCCAAAGAGGGATAAGAGTCAGATCAAGCGCTATTCTGAGAGGCTGGACAACTTCATTCTGACCAATTATCGCGACTTCATTCTCTACCAGAGGGGCGAGAAGGTTGAGGAGGTTTCCCTCCTCGATGAGGACTTCAACCTTATTGAGTCGAACGTTGATAAGTTCAACCGGCTCATTCAGAGATTTCTGAGCTTTACAGTTCCAAAAATCAAAGATCCCGAGGAGCTTGCTTATATCCTCGCGAAGAGGGCCATGATCCTGAAGGATGTGGTTCTCGAAAATATGAACGAGGATGAGCAGCTCCAGTACCTCTATCAGGCTTTTAAGGAGCATCTGATGAGCGGCATGAAGAAGAGCGAGTTCGCGGATGCATACGCCCAGACGGTTGTTTACGGCCTCTTCATGGCAAGGTTCATGATAGAGGGCCAGCTTACGAGGGAGAACGTTGCATTCAGAGGTGTTCCAAAGTCCCTCCGCGTCGTCCACGAGATATTCAAGTACATCGCCTCCGACCTCCCGGACTACCTTGAATGGATCCTTGAGGAGCTCATAGCGATACTCAACAACGTGGACGTTGAAGAGCTTAAAAGGCGCTTCCACTTTGGGAACGGCGAGTTTGATCCCTTCCTTCACTTCTACGAGACGTTTCTGGCTGAATACAGCCCCAATTTAAGGAAGTCGAAGGGAGTCTACTACACTCCGATTCCAGTTGTGGAATTCATAGTCAACTCGGTCGATGAGATACTGAAGGAGAAGTTTGGCAAGAGGCTCCAGGATGATGGCGTTACAATACTCGACCCCGCAACCGGAACGGGAACCTTCCTCGCTGGAGTCCTCGACAGAATCCATAGAAACATCAAGGGAACCTTATTCCAGCTCTACCTCAAGGAGAGGCTTCTTAACAACATCTACGGCTTTGAAATCCTAATTTCTCCTTACCTAGTCGCCCACCTAAAACTCTCGATGGTGCTCAACCAGTGGGGAATAAAGCTGAAGGACGATGAAAGGTTCAAAATCTACCTCACCAACGCCCTCGACCTGATGAGGGAGAGGGGCCAGGCGGGCCTCTTTGAGAGGGCACTGGACAAAGAGAGCGAGGAAGCCGACAGGGTGAAGAAGGAGACAAAGATATTCGTGGTCATTGGAAACCCACCCTACGAGAGCAAGAAAATTGAAGAGTCTTGGGGTTCAGAACTCCTGAAAGAGTACCTTCACGGATTGAGCGTGGAACAGGAGAAGAACAAGGGGGTCATTCAAGATTACTACATTGGATTTATCCGTTTCGCCCAGTGGAAGATAGACCAGAACGGTAAAGGAATAGTTGGCTTCATCACTAATAATTCTTACTTGGACGGTATTATCCACAGGAGAATGAGGCAGAGCCTGATGGAGAGCTTCGATGAGATCTACATTCTTAACCTCCATGGGAACGCAAATAGAGGTGAGCAGGATGATAATGTCTTTAAGATTAAACAGGGTGTTGCCATAGCGCTCTTCGTGAAGCTCAGGGAGGGGAAGCACAAAGCAGAGGAGTGCAAGATCTACTATTACTCGATCGTCCACGATGCAGGAAAGACGACAAGGGAGGAGAAGTACGAGTTTTTGAGAAACAAGAGCTGGAAAACAGTTGAGTGGAAGGAGCTTGAGCCGAAGGAACCCTACTACTTCTTCGTGCCCAAAGACCTCAGCCTTGAAGGGGAATACTCCAAGTTCCCAAAGCTGGACGAGATTTTTGAAGTTTATAGTTCCGGAGTTGAAACAGGCAAGGATAGTGCCCTTGTAGCTTTTTCGAAGGAAGATTTGGAGCCAGTTATCAGGGATATTTTAAACCCTAAAGTTTCCACGGCCCAACTAAGGGAGAAATATGACATTGAGTCAACTTCTGGATGGCGGTTTGAGGAAAGAAGGGCAAAGATTGTAGGAACCCCCATGAAGCCCAGCAACTTCAAAAAACTTGCCTACAGACCCTTTGATTGGAGATGGGTGTATTACGAGCCAAAAATTCTAAGAAGAGCTCATTTTAAGGTCATGAAGCACTTTTTAGCTGACATGAATATTGGTATTGTTACTGAGAGAATTGTTCCAAAGATGAGACTTTTGTGGGATGCAGTTTTTGTTGTTGATACAATATCCGAGTTGCACCTGACAGGCTCTAAGTCCTATATCTTCCCCCTCTACCTCTACTCCGACGACGGCAAAACCAGAAGGCCCAACCTAAAACCTGAGTTCCTAGAAGAGCTCAGGAAGCGCTACGGTGAAATAACGCCAGAGGACTTCCTATACTACGCCTATGCCGTCCTGCACGACCCCAAGTACCGGAAGAGGTACGCGGAGTTCCTCAAGTTCGACTTCCCGAGGATACCGCTCTACGAGGGGGAGACCTTTAAGAGGTACAGGGACATCGGGGAGGAGCTCGTGAAGCTCCACCTCATGAAGGTTGACTTCCCGGTCGAGCCCAAACTGGTCGGCGACGACCTCACCGTTGAGAAGGTCAAGTACGACGGCAAGGACTGCGTGGCGATAAACAAGACGACAAAGCTCTGCGGAATCCCGCCTGAGGTCTGGGAGTACACGATAGGCGGCTACCGCGTCATAGAGAAGTACCTCAAGGGCAGAAAGGGAAGGAAGCTGAGCCTCGATGAGCTCGAGCACATCTACAAAGTTGTTGAAATCCTGAGGAGGACTATTGGGCTCGTTAAGGAGCTTGAGGCGATAGAGCCGAAGTTTTAA
- a CDS encoding AbrB/MazE/SpoVT family DNA-binding domain-containing protein, with translation MGITKVTRNYQITIPSDIRKKLGIKVGDVLVIEIEDGKAVIKKSDLELPLLPGGKGLKVEDIEEAIRRGQGEEE, from the coding sequence ATGGGAATCACAAAAGTAACTAGGAACTATCAAATTACTATACCAAGCGACATTAGGAAGAAGCTTGGGATTAAGGTGGGAGACGTTCTCGTCATCGAAATCGAAGACGGGAAGGCCGTGATCAAAAAGAGTGACCTTGAACTCCCCCTCCTGCCCGGAGGAAAGGGGCTGAAGGTCGAGGACATCGAGGAGGCAATAAGAAGGGGCCAAGGTGAGGAGGAGTGA
- a CDS encoding PIN domain-containing protein: MTVIDTNVFIYSILRDSEFNAEARNLLASLEKWIVPSIVLYELYWFFREEGYSGEDIMKVVSSILNSPRTKVICDNGKYTKRALELTKNPRHFNDMVILATAEDFKRLATYDKRLKKDAEKLGIKVLP; this comes from the coding sequence GTGACGGTAATAGACACCAACGTCTTCATATACTCTATCCTGAGGGATTCAGAGTTCAACGCGGAGGCAAGAAATCTTCTCGCATCTCTGGAAAAGTGGATCGTACCGAGTATCGTTCTCTACGAGCTCTACTGGTTTTTCAGGGAGGAGGGCTACAGCGGGGAAGACATCATGAAGGTGGTCTCCTCAATATTGAACAGTCCGAGGACTAAGGTAATCTGTGATAACGGGAAGTACACAAAACGCGCGCTCGAGCTGACAAAGAACCCAAGGCACTTCAACGACATGGTGATCCTGGCAACGGCAGAGGACTTCAAAAGGCTGGCGACCTACGATAAAAGGTTAAAAAAAGATGCTGAAAAGCTGGGCATCAAAGTTCTTCCCTAA
- a CDS encoding DUF402 domain-containing protein: MSTDTGVSVRVRGIYSTALTKLFLDRGFKIAQPSQKIAERLGIEKTYDEFNVDIYDKKDHHGVILTGEAVEEIKRVFEEEFIDVVFRRLPYQLYGIYKGLVVKRDEKYIYVDIGSAIGTIPIDEGRRLQEGDEVLVQVKKHNLLPHLSLTLTVPGDYAVLIPKPPGSQRHVKISRKIRDNSERERLRILGLSIDMGEWGILWRTAAAYKDWNTLRDEIIRLSKLADRLKDAHRYSAPDQIIEGRNIYEVEFGGGAKKKLDEIRNRVVPTIDGHHQLKAYDLEFSFAVEIAEGILAKIPSQRMKVNQGFWDALLDQKGPKKGWLFFLEHNKPDGQRFKLGPGEILEVSTNPLRITLKRHLKPGKFYDGLDLPIEFGDYAITEIEAGKWWFVHRYYDKNGNLKGEYYNINTPVEIYPDRARYIDLEIDIVKWPDGKKEIIDKDKLREHYEDGLISEKLYRAVLKITQEVYERV, translated from the coding sequence GTGTCTACAGACACAGGAGTTTCAGTTAGAGTTAGGGGAATATACAGCACTGCCCTGACGAAGCTTTTCCTGGACAGGGGTTTCAAGATAGCCCAGCCGAGCCAGAAAATAGCCGAAAGGCTTGGAATCGAGAAAACCTACGACGAGTTCAACGTTGACATCTACGACAAAAAGGACCACCACGGAGTCATCCTAACGGGGGAAGCGGTTGAGGAGATAAAAAGAGTATTTGAGGAGGAGTTTATAGACGTCGTCTTTAGACGTCTCCCTTACCAGCTCTACGGAATTTACAAGGGACTCGTTGTGAAAAGGGACGAGAAGTACATCTACGTTGACATAGGAAGTGCAATAGGAACGATACCCATCGACGAAGGCAGGCGGCTCCAGGAAGGGGATGAGGTTCTCGTTCAGGTCAAGAAGCACAACCTCCTTCCACACCTCAGTCTAACCCTCACAGTTCCCGGGGACTACGCCGTTTTGATACCCAAGCCACCGGGAAGCCAGAGGCACGTTAAGATATCAAGGAAAATAAGGGACAACTCCGAGAGGGAAAGGCTCAGGATACTGGGACTAAGCATCGATATGGGCGAATGGGGAATCCTCTGGAGAACGGCAGCGGCCTACAAAGACTGGAACACACTCAGAGACGAGATCATAAGGCTTTCTAAACTCGCAGACAGGCTCAAAGACGCCCACAGGTATTCGGCCCCTGATCAGATAATAGAGGGGAGGAACATATACGAGGTCGAGTTCGGGGGAGGGGCCAAGAAGAAGCTCGATGAGATAAGGAACAGGGTCGTTCCAACCATAGACGGCCACCACCAGCTGAAGGCCTATGACCTGGAGTTCAGCTTTGCCGTCGAAATAGCAGAGGGAATTCTCGCCAAGATCCCCAGTCAAAGGATGAAGGTCAACCAGGGCTTTTGGGACGCCTTGCTGGATCAGAAGGGGCCAAAAAAGGGCTGGCTCTTCTTCCTGGAGCACAACAAGCCTGATGGCCAGAGGTTCAAGCTTGGGCCGGGGGAGATACTCGAAGTCTCAACGAACCCCCTGAGAATAACCCTGAAAAGACACCTAAAGCCCGGCAAATTCTACGATGGACTCGATCTCCCCATAGAGTTCGGAGACTACGCCATAACAGAAATCGAAGCAGGAAAATGGTGGTTTGTCCACCGCTACTACGATAAGAACGGCAACCTGAAAGGAGAGTACTACAACATCAACACGCCCGTCGAGATCTACCCCGATAGGGCACGTTACATAGACCTCGAAATAGACATCGTGAAGTGGCCCGATGGAAAGAAGGAAATCATAGACAAGGACAAACTCAGGGAGCACTACGAGGACGGGCTGATAAGCGAGAAGCTCTACCGCGCCGTGCTCAAGATAACGCAGGAGGTTTATGAGAGGGTTTAG
- the moaA gene encoding GTP 3',8-cyclase MoaA, whose amino-acid sequence MLYDRFGRPVTNLRISLTQDCNFRCFFCHREGQRFNVRNEMTPEEIERLVRIASRLGIKKVKLTGGEPTVRSDILEIVKRIKPYVADLSMTTNGSRLKELAKPLAKAGLDRVNVSLHSLRRDVYKQITGVDMLETVLEGIEEAVKYLSPVKLNMTVMKGLNEGEIWDMVNFAAKTGTILQLIELEAPKEMTGTAFFRKYFYPLKPVERELEKRALETRERRMHRRKKYFIPTDYGIAEVEVVRAMHNTVFCANCTRLRVTSNGMFKTCLLRNDDLIDFLTAMRNGASDAEIAEIFKKAVLMREPYWR is encoded by the coding sequence GTGCTCTACGACCGCTTCGGAAGGCCAGTGACGAACCTCAGGATCTCGCTCACGCAGGACTGCAACTTCCGCTGCTTCTTCTGCCATAGGGAAGGTCAGAGATTTAACGTTAGGAATGAGATGACACCAGAGGAGATAGAGAGGCTCGTTAGAATAGCGTCGCGCCTTGGCATTAAGAAGGTCAAGCTGACCGGCGGCGAGCCTACCGTTCGGAGTGACATTCTGGAGATAGTTAAGCGTATAAAGCCCTACGTGGCCGATTTAAGCATGACAACCAACGGGAGCAGGCTAAAAGAGCTTGCAAAGCCCCTTGCAAAGGCCGGCCTCGATCGCGTTAACGTTTCCCTCCACAGCCTCCGGAGAGACGTGTATAAACAAATAACGGGCGTTGACATGCTGGAAACTGTTCTTGAGGGTATCGAGGAGGCGGTAAAATACCTCAGCCCGGTTAAGCTCAACATGACTGTCATGAAGGGCCTGAACGAGGGCGAGATATGGGACATGGTGAACTTCGCGGCTAAAACTGGAACGATACTCCAGCTCATCGAGCTTGAAGCTCCAAAGGAAATGACCGGGACAGCCTTCTTCCGGAAGTACTTCTACCCCCTCAAGCCCGTTGAGAGGGAGCTTGAGAAGAGGGCCTTGGAGACGCGCGAGAGGAGGATGCACAGGCGGAAGAAGTACTTCATCCCGACCGACTACGGCATTGCCGAGGTCGAGGTTGTTAGAGCGATGCACAATACAGTCTTCTGCGCCAACTGCACGCGCTTGAGGGTGACTTCCAACGGCATGTTCAAGACCTGCCTGCTGAGAAACGACGACCTGATAGATTTCCTGACCGCAATGAGGAATGGGGCAAGCGATGCGGAGATAGCTGAGATTTTCAAGAAAGCCGTTCTCATGCGCGAGCCCTACTGGAGGTAA
- a CDS encoding DUF835 domain-containing protein, producing MGSYPILVTGIVLLMGSLLGIYRAWYYYSRLSGIWKDLSEKVIVSLIFFALGALGTIAHSFLLADITVIVMAFFYTLSYLVILFVLFRSLGRVSSSKPTPEKSQSGGREEGNVPVVGGYLLINPPSRLILMLLKRVSRGLLVVSRNTYHQWVKRSGVEPDKFIWLSRAELDGAIDPGKLHVLQREILTFLETHSPASIYFEGIEYLVLYNDFPGVAKFLFSVKDAVLINNSLMLLFLPKGILDSKQESVMAREFEPIDEKELTRRILNALPEKERAEIALFGALPPAKEQESEGSKGASAEGPEEGSRAGEEEAEEA from the coding sequence ATGGGAAGCTACCCAATATTGGTTACGGGTATTGTCCTGCTTATGGGCTCTCTGTTAGGTATCTATCGCGCCTGGTACTACTATTCCCGGCTCTCGGGAATCTGGAAAGACCTGAGCGAAAAAGTAATTGTTTCATTGATTTTTTTCGCATTAGGGGCCTTGGGAACTATCGCTCATTCTTTTTTGTTGGCAGACATCACGGTGATTGTTATGGCGTTCTTCTACACCCTGTCTTACTTGGTAATATTATTTGTGCTTTTTAGAAGTCTCGGGCGTGTTTCATCTTCAAAACCCACACCTGAGAAATCTCAGTCAGGGGGCCGGGAGGAGGGCAATGTCCCTGTGGTGGGTGGTTATCTGCTGATTAACCCCCCTTCTCGCTTGATATTAATGCTTCTTAAGAGGGTATCTCGCGGTCTCCTTGTGGTGAGCAGAAACACCTACCACCAGTGGGTTAAAAGATCCGGTGTTGAGCCCGATAAGTTCATCTGGCTGAGCAGGGCCGAGCTGGATGGGGCAATAGATCCCGGAAAGCTTCATGTACTTCAGAGGGAGATACTGACCTTTTTGGAAACGCACAGTCCAGCGAGCATTTACTTTGAGGGCATTGAGTATCTGGTACTCTACAACGACTTCCCCGGCGTTGCCAAGTTCCTGTTTTCAGTTAAGGACGCGGTGTTGATCAACAACTCTTTAATGCTCCTTTTCCTGCCCAAGGGGATTCTTGACTCGAAACAGGAATCCGTAATGGCCAGGGAGTTTGAACCGATTGACGAGAAAGAGTTAACGAGAAGAATTTTAAATGCACTACCAGAGAAGGAAAGGGCCGAAATAGCGCTCTTCGGTGCACTTCCACCAGCCAAGGAGCAGGAATCGGAGGGAAGCAAGGGTGCCAGCGCTGAAGGTCCCGAAGAGGGAAGCAGAGCCGGTGAAGAGGAAGCTGAAGAAGCTTAA
- the taw22 gene encoding tRNA (guanine(37)-N1)/4-demethylwyosine(37)-methyltransferase Taw22 produces the protein MPALKVPKREAEPVKRKLKKLNLYDGRRRPRKEDDFVLLPVFEDEKVYSLGYEVLDIELPLRPERQIYKNLESVLAERLTPEELKHLRRYDVIGDIAVVQIPPELEHRVDDIVWGLRKVHPFLKVVAKKGFHEGAFRIRDYSIIWGEKRLETVHKENGVEIKVDLSKAFFNPRMKGERYRLAQLVRDGERVLIPFAGVLPYALVIARYRKVKITAVELNREAYELGLENIELNRKRLKGEIEFIHGDAFEVLPELPTYDRVISPTPRGVDALALTLSKAEKWLHYYDFVGETEIEDFKKRILEECSRQGKECEVRVKKVSDFKPHVFKVCADVRIKG, from the coding sequence GTGCCAGCGCTGAAGGTCCCGAAGAGGGAAGCAGAGCCGGTGAAGAGGAAGCTGAAGAAGCTTAACCTCTACGACGGGAGGAGACGGCCGAGAAAAGAGGATGATTTTGTTCTTTTACCTGTTTTTGAGGATGAAAAGGTTTACTCCCTCGGCTACGAGGTTCTTGACATTGAACTCCCACTCAGGCCGGAGAGGCAGATATACAAGAACCTTGAGAGCGTTTTGGCAGAGAGGCTAACCCCGGAGGAGCTGAAGCATCTCCGGAGATACGACGTTATAGGGGACATAGCGGTCGTTCAAATCCCGCCCGAGCTTGAACACCGCGTTGATGATATTGTGTGGGGCCTCCGGAAAGTTCACCCGTTTCTCAAGGTCGTTGCAAAAAAAGGTTTCCATGAGGGGGCCTTCAGGATAAGGGATTACTCCATAATCTGGGGCGAAAAGAGGCTCGAAACTGTCCACAAGGAGAACGGCGTCGAGATAAAGGTGGACCTCTCGAAGGCCTTCTTCAACCCGAGGATGAAGGGCGAGAGATACCGTCTGGCCCAGCTTGTTCGCGATGGAGAGAGGGTTCTGATTCCCTTTGCTGGCGTTCTGCCGTATGCGCTCGTCATAGCTCGCTATCGGAAGGTCAAAATCACCGCCGTAGAGCTGAACAGGGAAGCCTATGAGCTCGGCCTTGAGAACATCGAGTTGAACAGGAAGCGTTTGAAGGGAGAGATTGAGTTCATACACGGCGACGCCTTTGAGGTTCTTCCGGAGCTTCCAACCTACGACCGTGTGATAAGTCCGACGCCGAGGGGCGTTGACGCTCTGGCCCTAACGCTGAGCAAAGCCGAGAAATGGCTCCACTACTACGACTTCGTTGGTGAGACTGAGATAGAGGACTTCAAGAAGAGGATACTGGAGGAGTGCTCGAGGCAGGGAAAGGAATGTGAAGTTAGGGTAAAAAAGGTCAGCGACTTCAAACCACACGTATTTAAGGTCTGCGCTGATGTGAGGATAAAAGGGTAG
- a CDS encoding replication factor C large subunit, with protein sequence MPREAPWVEKYRPRKLSEIVNQEKAIEQVRAWVEAWLHGNPPKKKALILAGPPGSGKTTTVYALANEYGFEVIELNASDERTYTMIERYVQAAYTMDILGKHRKLIFLDEADNIEPSGAKEIAKLIDKAKNPIIMAANHYWEVPREIRDKAQIVEYKRLTQRDIIKALIRILKMEGKTVPKEILYEIAKRSNGDLRAAINDLQTVVTGGVEDAKEVLAYRDVEKSVFQALAQVFATDNAKKAKIAVLGVDMFPDELLQWIDENIPYVYYRPEDIARAYEALSRADIYLGRAQRTGAYSLWKYATDMMTAGVAVAGVKKKGFVKIYPPKTIKILTESKEERTLRDSVVKKIMKEMHMAKLEALETLNYLKAIFENNSEMAAHFVVYLDLDLKEVEFIVGDKEKAKTIWAKSMNIEKKLKKEGELEARAREIRKEFEEVETTEEGEEIEEAEETTEEVQEETEEEISEEELEKATKEIEAVGRKKEEKKKGKQATLFDFLKK encoded by the coding sequence ATGCCGAGGGAAGCCCCCTGGGTCGAGAAGTATCGCCCGAGAAAGCTCAGCGAAATAGTCAATCAGGAGAAGGCAATAGAACAGGTCAGAGCATGGGTCGAGGCCTGGCTTCATGGCAATCCTCCAAAGAAGAAAGCCCTGATCCTTGCCGGCCCGCCCGGGAGCGGGAAGACAACCACAGTATATGCCCTAGCCAACGAGTACGGCTTCGAGGTGATAGAGCTCAACGCGAGCGACGAGAGAACTTACACGATGATCGAACGCTATGTTCAGGCAGCTTACACGATGGACATCCTCGGAAAGCACAGGAAGCTAATCTTTCTCGACGAAGCGGACAACATAGAGCCAAGCGGTGCAAAAGAGATAGCCAAGCTCATTGACAAAGCCAAGAACCCGATAATAATGGCCGCCAACCACTACTGGGAGGTTCCAAGGGAGATACGCGACAAAGCGCAGATAGTCGAGTACAAGAGACTAACCCAGAGGGACATCATTAAGGCCCTAATCAGGATCCTCAAGATGGAAGGCAAAACGGTTCCGAAGGAAATACTTTACGAAATAGCCAAACGCTCCAACGGCGATCTAAGGGCTGCTATCAACGACCTCCAGACTGTAGTTACCGGTGGAGTTGAGGACGCGAAGGAAGTTCTGGCCTACCGAGACGTAGAAAAGAGCGTCTTTCAGGCTCTTGCACAGGTTTTCGCCACCGATAACGCTAAAAAAGCTAAGATAGCTGTTCTTGGCGTTGATATGTTTCCAGATGAACTTCTCCAGTGGATAGACGAGAACATCCCCTACGTCTATTACCGGCCGGAGGACATAGCAAGGGCATATGAAGCACTAAGCAGGGCGGACATCTACCTTGGAAGAGCCCAGAGAACCGGAGCGTATTCCCTCTGGAAGTATGCAACGGACATGATGACGGCAGGAGTTGCCGTTGCAGGCGTCAAGAAGAAAGGTTTCGTCAAAATCTACCCGCCGAAGACGATAAAGATACTCACCGAAAGCAAGGAGGAGAGAACGCTCAGGGATTCCGTGGTCAAGAAAATTATGAAAGAAATGCACATGGCCAAGCTCGAAGCATTGGAGACCCTCAACTACCTCAAAGCCATCTTTGAGAACAACTCGGAGATGGCAGCCCACTTCGTTGTCTACCTTGACCTTGATTTGAAGGAGGTCGAGTTCATAGTAGGTGACAAAGAGAAGGCCAAGACGATATGGGCCAAGAGCATGAACATCGAGAAGAAGCTCAAGAAGGAGGGTGAGCTTGAGGCAAGAGCCAGAGAGATCAGAAAAGAGTTCGAAGAGGTTGAAACAACCGAAGAGGGAGAGGAGATAGAGGAAGCCGAAGAGACGACAGAAGAAGTCCAGGAAGAGACTGAAGAGGAAATAAGCGAGGAGGAACTTGAAAAGGCAACGAAGGAAATTGAAGCAGTCGGCAGGAAAAAAGAAGAAAAGAAAAAGGGCAAGCAGGCAACGCTCTTCGACTTTTTGAAGAAGTGA
- a CDS encoding replication factor C small subunit, producing MPEEPREVKVLEKPWVEKYRPQRLDDIVGQDHIVKRLKHYAKTGSMPHLLFAGPPGVGKTTAALALARELFGENWRHNFLELNASDERGINVIREKVKEFARTKPIGGASFKIIFLDEADALTQDAQQALRRTMEMFSNNVRFILSCNYSSKIIEPIQSRCAIFRFRPLSDEAIAERIKYIAENEGLELTEEGLQAILYVAEGDLRRAINVLQAAAALDKKITDENVFLVASRARPEDVREMMELALEGNFLKARDKLREILLKQGLSGEDVLIQMHREVFNLPIPEDKKVALADKIGEYNFRLVEGANEMIQLEALLAQFTIMGK from the coding sequence ATGCCCGAGGAACCAAGGGAGGTTAAGGTACTTGAGAAGCCGTGGGTCGAGAAGTACAGACCCCAAAGACTTGATGACATAGTGGGTCAGGATCACATCGTCAAGAGGCTCAAGCACTACGCTAAAACCGGTTCGATGCCGCATCTGCTCTTTGCCGGGCCGCCTGGCGTGGGGAAAACAACTGCCGCTCTGGCCCTCGCGAGGGAGTTATTTGGCGAAAACTGGCGTCACAACTTCCTGGAACTTAACGCGAGCGATGAGCGCGGCATAAACGTCATCCGCGAGAAGGTGAAAGAATTTGCAAGGACGAAACCGATAGGCGGGGCGAGCTTCAAGATAATCTTCCTTGATGAAGCGGACGCCCTAACGCAAGACGCCCAGCAGGCCCTCAGGAGAACCATGGAGATGTTCTCGAACAACGTGCGCTTCATCCTCAGCTGCAACTACTCCTCAAAGATCATCGAGCCAATTCAGTCAAGGTGTGCCATCTTCCGCTTCAGACCGCTCAGCGACGAGGCCATAGCGGAGCGTATAAAGTACATCGCCGAGAACGAAGGCCTTGAGCTGACGGAGGAAGGGCTTCAGGCCATACTCTACGTCGCTGAGGGAGACCTGAGAAGGGCCATAAACGTCCTTCAAGCCGCTGCCGCCCTCGACAAAAAGATAACGGACGAGAACGTCTTCCTCGTCGCCAGCAGGGCCAGGCCCGAAGATGTCCGTGAGATGATGGAGCTGGCCCTGGAAGGCAACTTCCTCAAGGCGAGGGACAAGCTGAGGGAAATACTCCTCAAACAGGGCCTCAGCGGGGAGGATGTTCTCATCCAGATGCACAGGGAGGTCTTCAACCTGCCGATTCCGGAGGATAAAAAGGTCGCTTTGGCCGACAAGATAGGCGAGTACAACTTCCGCCTCGTTGAAGGGGCCAACGAGATGATACAGCTTGAGGCCCTGCTCGCTCAGTTCACCATAATGGGCAAGTGA